The window GAAGACCAACTTCTTCGACCAGGGCGAGCAGGAAGTCCTCTCCATCAAGCAGGAGCTGGTCCCCGGCACCAGCCTGGCGGCCGCCGACGAGGCGGCCAAGAAGGTCGAGACGCTCCTCGACGGCGACAAGGGCGTCAAGGACTACCAGGTCACCGTCGGCTCCTCCGGCTTCATGGCGGCCTTCGGCGGCGGTACGGGATCCAACCAGGCCTCGTACCAGGTCACTCTGAAGGACTCGGCCGACTTCGACGCCACCCAGAAGCGCATCGACGAGGGCCTCGGCAAGCTCGACGGCATCGGTGACACCACCATCGCCGCGGGCGACGGCTTCGGCAGCCAGGACCTGAGCGTCGTGGTGAAGTCCGCCGACGCGGACACCCTGAAGAAGGCATCCGAAGAGGTGCGGGCGCAGGTGGCCGAGCTCAAGGACGTCACCGACGTCCAGAGCGACCTGGCGCAGTCCGTCCCGCGCATCTCGGTCAAGGCCAATGCCAAGGCCGCGGCCGCCGGCTTCAACCAGACCACGCTCGGTGCGGCTGTCGCCGGAGCGGTGCGCGGCACCCCGTCCGGCAAGGCGATCATGGACGACACCGAGCGCGACGTCGTCATCAAGTCCGCCCGCCCGGCCACCACGATGGACGAGCTGAAGAACCTCTCGCTCGGCCGGGTCAAGCTCGGTCAGATCGCCGAGGTGAAGCTGGTCCCCGGACCGGTCTCGATGACGAGGATCGACGGCCAGCGCGCCGCCACGATCACCGCCCGCCCCACCGGTGACAACACCGGCGCGGTGAGCACCTCGCTCCAGTCGAAGATCAACGCCCTGGACCTGCCGGACGGCGCCACCGCCACCATCGGCGGTGTCTCCGAGGACCAGAACGACGCCTTCATGAAGCTCGGTCTGGCCATGCTGGCCGCGATCGCGATCGTCTTCATGCTGCTCGTCGCGACGTTCCGCTCGCTCGTCCAGCCGCTGATCCTGCTGGTCTCCATCCCGTTCGCGGCGACCGGCGCCATCGGCCTCCTGGTCGTCACCGGCACCCCGATGGGCGTACCGGCAATGATCGGCATGCTGATGCTGATCGGCATCGTGGTGACCAACGCGATCGTGCTGATCGACCTGATCAACCAGTACCGGTCGCAGGGTATGGGCATCGTCGAAGCGGTCATCGAGGGCGGCCGCCACCGTCTCCGCCCGATCCTGATGACCGCACTCGCGACGATCTTCGCCCTGCTCCCGATGGCGCTCGGCGTCACCGGCGAGGGCGGCTTCATCTCGCAGCCCCTCGCGGTCGTGGTGATCGGCGGTCTGGTCACGTCGACGCTGCTGACGCTGCTCCTGGTGCCGACGCTGTACGCGATGGTGGAGCTCCGCAAGGAGCGCCGCGCGAAGAAGAAGGCGATCAAGCGCGCGAAGAAGGCCGGCCCGTCCGCCCCGGCCCAGCCGGAGGAGACCACCTCCGAGGAGCCGGAGCCCGCGAAGGCATAACGCAGGGCACGCGAAGGCCCCGGCACCGTTTCGACGGTGCCGGGGCCTTCGCGTGTCTCCGGCCGGGTGGGGAGGGGCGACGCCCCCAGGCGCAACGCTTACGGGAGTGCCAGCATCCGCTCCAGCGCCAGCTTCGCGTACTTCTCCGTCTCCGGGTCGACCTCGATCCGGTTGACCAGGTTGCCCTCGGCCAGCGACTCCAGTGTCCACACCAGGTGCGGCAGATCGATCCGGTTCATCGTCGAGCAGAAGCAGACCGTCTTGTCGAGGAAGACGATCTCCTTGTCCTCCGCCGCGAACCGGTTCGCCAGGCGCCGTACCAGGTTCAGCTCGGTGCCGATCGCCCACTTCGAGCCGGCCGGCGCCGCCTCCAGGGCCTTGATGATGTACTCCGTCGAGCCGACGTAGTCCGCCGCCGCCACGACCTCGTGCTTGCACTCGGGGTGCACCAGGACATTGACGCCCGGGATGCGCTCGCGCACATCGTTGACGGACTCCACCGAGAAGCGCCCGTGCACCGAGCAGTGCCCGCGCCACAGGATCATCTTCGCGTTCCGCAGCTCCTCGGCGGTGAGGCCGCCGTTCGGCTTGTGCGGGTTGTAGAGGACGCAGTCCTCCAGGGTCATCCCCATGTCCCGGACCGCGGTGTTCCGGCCCAGGTGCTGGTCGGGAAGGAAGAGCACCTTCTCGCCCTGCTCGAAGGCCCACTCCAAGGCCCGCTTCGCATTGGACGAGGTGCAGATCGTGCCGCCGTGCCGGCCGGTGAAGGCCTTGATGTCGGCGGAGGAGTTCATGTAGGAGACGGGGACGACCTGCTCGGCGACCCCGGCCTCGGTCAGCACGTCCCAGCACTCGGCGACCTGCTCGGCAGTGGCCATGTCGGCCATCGAGCAGCCCGCGGCCAGGTCCGGCAGCACGACCTTCTGGTCGTCGGTGGTCAGGATGTCCGCGGACTCGGCCATGAAGTGCACGCCGCAGAAGACGATGTACTCGGCCTCGGGCCGGGCGGCCGCGTCGCGGGCGAGCTTGAACGAGTCGCCGGTGACGTCCGCGAACTGGATGACCTCGTCGCGCT is drawn from Streptomyces sp. NBC_01717 and contains these coding sequences:
- the nadA gene encoding quinolinate synthase NadA, giving the protein MRDVTTAQPLDVQPTPLALLLLGRDADPRSERGVECPGDLPSPSDPDLVERARAAKEKLGDKVFVLGHHYQRDEVIQFADVTGDSFKLARDAAARPEAEYIVFCGVHFMAESADILTTDDQKVVLPDLAAGCSMADMATAEQVAECWDVLTEAGVAEQVVPVSYMNSSADIKAFTGRHGGTICTSSNAKRALEWAFEQGEKVLFLPDQHLGRNTAVRDMGMTLEDCVLYNPHKPNGGLTAEELRNAKMILWRGHCSVHGRFSVESVNDVRERIPGVNVLVHPECKHEVVAAADYVGSTEYIIKALEAAPAGSKWAIGTELNLVRRLANRFAAEDKEIVFLDKTVCFCSTMNRIDLPHLVWTLESLAEGNLVNRIEVDPETEKYAKLALERMLALP